A genomic segment from Sorangium aterium encodes:
- a CDS encoding YkgJ family cysteine cluster protein encodes MTTTLKAKPRVSYDCSKCPAYCCSIYERVEVTPRDLRRLARHFGLTLEAAEARFTKRYNEERILRRQSDPVLGRVCRFLDLTTRGCTIYEARPEVCRDYPGRPRCGYYDVLQFERETQDDPDVMPLVQITFRSRTPAG; translated from the coding sequence ATGACGACGACCCTCAAGGCCAAGCCCCGCGTCTCTTACGATTGCTCGAAGTGCCCGGCGTACTGCTGCTCCATCTACGAGCGGGTCGAGGTGACGCCGCGCGATCTGCGGCGGCTCGCCCGCCATTTCGGCCTCACGCTCGAGGCCGCCGAGGCGCGCTTCACGAAGCGCTACAACGAAGAGCGCATCCTCCGGCGGCAGTCGGATCCGGTGCTCGGCCGCGTCTGCCGCTTCCTCGATCTCACGACCCGCGGCTGCACCATCTACGAGGCCCGGCCCGAGGTCTGCCGCGATTACCCGGGCAGGCCGCGGTGCGGCTACTACGACGTGCTCCAGTTCGAGCGGGAGACGCAGGACGATCCCGACGTGATGCCGCTCGTGCAGATCACGTTCCGGTCCAGGACGCCGGCCGGTTAG
- a CDS encoding phytoene desaturase family protein — MRHADTVVIGSGAGGLTAALALARAGQKVLVVEQHYLPGGWTHSFSLNGYLFSPGVHYIGGLGPGGAVRRLYEGLGLSGDLEFCELNPDGLDHLIIGDERLDVPKGLDRLIARLTARFPREAAGIARYFRVLRGVNDDLGRLEETLEFPRVLLAPFKVPSLVRWGLRTQEDLLDATIRDPLLRAFLSAQGGDHGLSPSRVALPVHAGIVCHYMDGGYYPRGGAKRIPLAMIRALRRLGGQVRTRARVKRILVERGRAAGVELEGGEVLRAASVVSNADPAITYGELLPPELTARERRKVQRMEYSVSLLSVFCAVDMDLRSMGYDSGNYWWYRGQDVGRLYERMEHQLPSGAVDGLFLTITTLKDPGHPTRGNHHTIEMFTFVPHGPFTRWEKTRTGERGAEYEAFKESIGDQMIAAAENVIPGISRALVFRSVATPLTNDFYCASHRGAAYGTAKTRWQLGPLSFSIGTRIPGLYQCGASTLSHGVAGAAMSGLIAAQRITGAARTEDLLGPADGSLRIYPADRPEEWLHERRKASAAAQADTGDERPEWT; from the coding sequence ATGCGGCACGCAGATACCGTCGTGATCGGATCGGGCGCCGGCGGCCTCACTGCGGCGCTCGCGCTGGCGCGCGCGGGGCAGAAGGTGCTCGTCGTCGAGCAGCACTACCTCCCCGGCGGGTGGACCCACAGCTTCTCGTTGAACGGGTATCTGTTCAGCCCGGGCGTCCATTATATCGGCGGGCTCGGCCCGGGGGGCGCCGTGCGGCGGCTCTACGAGGGGCTCGGGCTCTCGGGAGATCTCGAGTTCTGCGAGCTCAACCCGGACGGGCTCGATCACCTGATCATCGGCGACGAGCGGCTCGACGTGCCCAAGGGCCTCGATCGGCTGATCGCCCGGCTCACGGCGCGGTTCCCGCGCGAGGCCGCGGGGATAGCGCGGTACTTCCGTGTGCTGCGCGGGGTCAACGACGATCTCGGGCGCCTCGAGGAGACGCTCGAGTTCCCGAGGGTGCTGCTCGCGCCGTTCAAGGTGCCGAGCCTCGTGCGCTGGGGCCTCCGCACGCAGGAGGATCTGCTGGACGCGACGATCCGCGATCCCCTGCTGCGCGCGTTCCTGTCGGCGCAGGGGGGCGATCACGGCCTCTCGCCGTCGCGCGTGGCGCTGCCGGTCCACGCGGGGATCGTCTGCCATTACATGGACGGCGGGTACTACCCGCGCGGAGGCGCGAAGCGCATCCCGCTCGCGATGATCAGGGCCCTTCGCCGGCTCGGCGGGCAGGTGCGGACGCGCGCGCGGGTGAAGAGGATCCTCGTCGAGCGAGGGAGAGCGGCCGGCGTCGAGCTGGAGGGGGGAGAGGTCCTGCGCGCGGCGAGCGTCGTCTCGAACGCGGACCCGGCGATCACCTATGGAGAGCTGCTGCCGCCCGAGCTGACCGCCCGCGAGCGCCGCAAGGTCCAGCGGATGGAGTACTCGGTGAGCCTGCTCAGCGTGTTCTGCGCGGTGGACATGGACCTCCGGTCGATGGGTTACGACTCGGGCAACTACTGGTGGTACCGCGGGCAAGACGTGGGGCGCCTCTACGAGCGCATGGAGCACCAGCTGCCGAGCGGGGCGGTGGACGGGCTGTTCCTGACCATCACGACGCTGAAGGACCCGGGCCACCCGACCCGGGGCAACCACCACACGATCGAGATGTTCACGTTCGTGCCCCACGGCCCCTTCACGCGCTGGGAGAAGACCCGCACGGGCGAGCGAGGGGCGGAGTACGAGGCGTTCAAGGAGTCGATCGGAGATCAGATGATCGCGGCGGCGGAGAACGTCATCCCGGGCATCTCGCGCGCGCTCGTGTTCCGCTCGGTGGCGACGCCGCTGACCAACGACTTCTACTGCGCCTCGCACCGCGGCGCCGCCTACGGCACCGCCAAGACGAGGTGGCAGCTCGGCCCGCTGTCGTTCTCGATCGGGACGAGGATCCCGGGGCTGTACCAGTGCGGCGCCAGCACGCTGAGCCACGGGGTGGCAGGCGCCGCGATGTCGGGCCTCATCGCCGCGCAGCGGATCACGGGCGCGGCGCGCACGGAGGATCTGCTCGGGCCGGCCGACGGCTCGCTGCGGATCTACCCCGCCGATCGGCCGGAGGAGTGGCTTCACGAGCGGAGGAAGGCGAGCGCGGCGGCGCAGGCGGACACGGGCGACGAGCGGCCCGAGTGGACGTGA
- a CDS encoding MlaE family ABC transporter permease: MTTDRKRLLAAPPPASNSPPAASSGVGSTSVPPQSQQPKPTSVPPQSLPPQSLPPNSLPGPQLPPLLARLNETAVAFVEHLGQFGRMTWGALKSMFERPLEIRSTLYQMEALGVRSAAIASVTALFVGMVMAVQFAIGLQKFGGMEYTGRIIGLSFSRELAPTLTAVIVGGRIGAGIAAEVGSMAVTEQIDAIRALGASPVKKLVLPRLLASVVVMPVLGAFALVLGFGGAMLVCATEFGIPAGFFLRTALGSVTFMDYFSGMYKTPFFGAIIALVGCHFGLITRGGTEGVGHATTRTVVVTSIAILIADFFLTKMSILLFPTR; this comes from the coding sequence ATGACGACTGATCGCAAACGGCTCCTGGCGGCGCCGCCGCCCGCCTCGAACAGCCCGCCGGCCGCCTCCTCCGGCGTGGGCTCGACCAGCGTGCCCCCGCAGAGCCAGCAGCCGAAGCCGACCAGCGTGCCCCCGCAGAGCCTGCCCCCGCAGAGCCTGCCGCCGAACAGCCTGCCCGGTCCACAGCTCCCCCCGCTCCTCGCCCGGCTCAACGAGACCGCGGTCGCGTTCGTCGAGCACCTCGGGCAGTTCGGGCGGATGACCTGGGGGGCGCTCAAGTCGATGTTCGAGCGGCCGCTCGAGATCCGCTCGACCCTCTATCAGATGGAGGCGCTCGGCGTCCGCTCGGCCGCCATCGCGTCGGTGACGGCGCTGTTCGTCGGGATGGTCATGGCGGTGCAGTTCGCCATCGGCCTGCAGAAGTTCGGCGGCATGGAGTACACGGGCCGCATCATCGGCCTGTCCTTCTCGCGCGAGCTGGCGCCGACGCTGACGGCGGTGATCGTCGGCGGCCGCATCGGCGCCGGCATCGCGGCCGAGGTCGGGTCGATGGCCGTCACCGAGCAGATCGACGCGATCCGCGCCCTCGGCGCCAGCCCGGTGAAGAAGCTCGTCCTGCCGCGGCTGCTCGCGAGCGTCGTGGTGATGCCCGTGCTCGGCGCGTTCGCGCTCGTGCTGGGCTTCGGCGGGGCGATGCTGGTCTGCGCGACCGAGTTCGGCATCCCCGCCGGCTTCTTCCTGAGGACGGCGCTCGGCTCCGTCACGTTCATGGATTACTTCAGCGGGATGTACAAGACGCCCTTCTTCGGGGCGATCATCGCGCTCGTCGGGTGCCACTTCGGGCTGATCACGCGGGGCGGAACGGAGGGCGTCGGCCACGCGACCACGCGCACGGTGGTGGTGACGTCGATCGCCATCCTGATCGCCGACTTCTTCCTGACCAAGATGTCCATCCTGCTCTTCCCGACCCGGTGA
- a CDS encoding rhomboid family intramembrane serine protease produces the protein MLPLRDQLPTRKTPIVNYLLIALNILGFFWMRSLITGGFPPDRLLSAWGLVPRQFLEAPGDAWWTVFSSMFLHDPTGWAHLGGNMLFLWIFGDNVEDALGSARYAAFYVLSGIAAAGAQIVIDPGSTIPMVGASGAISGVLAAYASLYPRSPITVLNPIFLLWFIFGLFLELPAWLVILAYFVVNLLNGLGSIGVSGGGVAFFAHLGGFVAGLFLVRVFMTGRPRREHERWQQFRPRRPAARRAAPWDAPRRRDSW, from the coding sequence ATGCTGCCCCTCCGTGACCAACTGCCCACCCGAAAGACGCCGATCGTCAACTACCTGCTGATCGCGCTCAACATCCTCGGCTTCTTCTGGATGCGGTCGCTGATCACGGGCGGGTTCCCGCCCGACCGGCTGCTCTCGGCGTGGGGCCTCGTCCCCCGGCAGTTCCTGGAAGCGCCGGGCGACGCGTGGTGGACGGTCTTCAGCAGCATGTTCCTGCACGATCCGACGGGCTGGGCCCACCTCGGCGGGAACATGCTGTTCCTCTGGATCTTCGGCGACAACGTCGAGGACGCGCTGGGCAGCGCCCGCTACGCGGCGTTCTATGTGCTGTCCGGGATCGCCGCCGCGGGCGCGCAGATCGTCATCGATCCCGGCTCGACGATCCCGATGGTGGGCGCCTCGGGCGCGATCTCGGGCGTTCTGGCCGCGTACGCGTCGCTCTACCCGCGATCGCCGATCACGGTGCTGAACCCGATCTTCCTCCTGTGGTTCATCTTCGGGCTGTTCCTCGAGCTCCCGGCGTGGCTGGTCATCCTCGCGTACTTCGTGGTGAACCTGCTGAACGGGCTCGGCTCCATCGGCGTGAGCGGCGGCGGCGTGGCGTTCTTCGCGCACCTCGGGGGGTTCGTCGCCGGGCTCTTCCTCGTCCGCGTCTTCATGACGGGGCGCCCCCGGCGCGAGCACGAGCGCTGGCAGCAGTTTCGCCCCCGGCGCCCCGCTGCCCGCCGGGCCGCGCCGTGGGACGCGCCGCGGCGGCGGGATTCCTGGTAG
- the cysS gene encoding cysteine--tRNA ligase: MSALRLHDTLTQKLAPLAPRRPGEVRMYCCGPTTYDVAHVGHGRAALAPDILVRHLRARGLRVAYVRNVTDVDDKILQRSAESGEPPMDLSARMARLYQEDVAALGCLAPDVEPKVSEHIPEVIALVERLIERGAAYVVERPGDAPGVRDVYYSVRSFPSYGKLSKRNLDELRVGARVGPCEDKRDPLDFALWKGVAPGGWGWDSPWGKGRPGWHIECSAMAGRYLGAGFDVHCGGMDLVFPHHENEIAQSEAAHPDEAPLASIWIHNGFVNVDKEKMAKSLGNFVKLRDVYARNDPEALRYFLLTVHYRGPLEFDTHKRDDGRVIFPGVVEAERRVDYLYATLDRLSALAGPPAAGEGAAQELPARLPKGFAALAALADGASGRTAAALDDDLNTPVVLSIIAEVAKAANELADVAQRRGKDQDVASAAPPLARRLHAALRSSLDALGLLQTPSPVYQARTQEQRLGLLGTTRQAIEAKLAERAAARAAKDFARGDALRKELERDGIEVADSPTGTTFRVGA; the protein is encoded by the coding sequence ATGTCCGCCCTGCGCCTCCACGACACGCTGACCCAGAAGCTCGCCCCGCTCGCCCCGCGGCGGCCTGGCGAGGTCCGCATGTACTGCTGCGGCCCCACGACCTACGACGTCGCGCACGTGGGGCACGGCCGCGCCGCGCTCGCCCCGGATATCCTCGTCCGCCACCTGAGGGCGCGCGGCCTCCGCGTCGCCTACGTTCGAAACGTCACGGACGTCGACGACAAGATCCTCCAGCGGTCGGCCGAGTCCGGCGAGCCGCCCATGGACCTGTCGGCGCGGATGGCTCGCCTGTACCAGGAGGACGTCGCCGCCCTCGGCTGTCTGGCGCCCGACGTCGAGCCGAAGGTCTCGGAGCACATCCCGGAGGTCATCGCCCTCGTCGAGCGGCTGATCGAGCGAGGCGCGGCCTATGTCGTCGAGCGCCCCGGAGACGCGCCCGGCGTTCGCGACGTGTATTACTCCGTCCGCAGCTTCCCCTCCTACGGCAAGCTCTCGAAGCGCAACCTCGACGAGCTGCGGGTCGGCGCGCGCGTCGGTCCGTGCGAGGACAAGCGCGACCCGCTCGACTTCGCGCTCTGGAAGGGGGTCGCCCCCGGCGGGTGGGGCTGGGACAGCCCGTGGGGCAAGGGGCGCCCCGGGTGGCACATCGAGTGCTCCGCCATGGCGGGCCGCTACCTCGGGGCCGGCTTCGACGTCCACTGCGGCGGCATGGATCTCGTCTTTCCCCATCACGAGAACGAGATCGCCCAGAGCGAGGCCGCCCATCCGGACGAGGCGCCGCTCGCCTCGATCTGGATCCACAACGGCTTCGTCAACGTCGACAAGGAGAAGATGGCGAAGTCGCTCGGCAACTTCGTCAAGCTCCGCGACGTCTACGCGCGCAACGACCCGGAGGCGCTCCGCTACTTCCTGCTCACGGTCCACTACCGGGGCCCGCTCGAGTTCGACACCCACAAGCGCGACGACGGCCGCGTCATCTTCCCCGGCGTTGTCGAGGCCGAGCGCCGCGTCGACTACCTGTATGCGACGCTCGATCGACTGTCCGCGCTCGCCGGCCCGCCCGCCGCCGGCGAGGGAGCCGCGCAGGAGCTGCCGGCGCGGCTCCCGAAGGGGTTCGCGGCGCTCGCCGCGCTCGCGGACGGCGCGTCGGGCCGCACCGCCGCCGCGCTCGACGACGACCTCAACACCCCCGTCGTGCTCTCGATCATCGCCGAGGTCGCCAAGGCCGCCAACGAGCTCGCCGACGTCGCGCAGCGGCGGGGGAAGGACCAGGACGTCGCCAGCGCCGCCCCGCCGCTCGCGCGCCGCCTCCACGCGGCCCTGCGGTCCTCGCTCGACGCCCTCGGCCTGCTGCAGACGCCGTCGCCGGTCTACCAGGCCCGCACGCAGGAGCAGCGCCTCGGGCTCCTCGGCACGACCCGGCAGGCGATCGAGGCGAAGCTCGCCGAGCGCGCCGCGGCGCGCGCCGCGAAGGACTTCGCGCGGGGCGACGCCCTCCGGAAGGAGCTCGAGCGCGACGGCATCGAGGTCGCCGACTCTCCCACCGGCACGACATTCCGGGTGGGCGCCTGA
- a CDS encoding J domain-containing protein → MARDLYSVLGVSRDADEDSIKKAFRKLAMKYHPDKSPGKANEQKFKEINQAHEVLSDKTKRALYDEFGEESLSQNFDPERARAYRRYANARAGGGGRGPGGFDVQEIFGNAPGGGDLGDILGDLFGRGGRAGAGRRPQPARGRGGDIEQNLTIDFVSAVRGTTLQLQREGDPEPVTVRVPPGAAEGSRLRIRGQGAPGMGGGEPGDLLLNIHVTPHPFFKREGDDLHLDVPVTLAEAYRGEKIRIPTPDGEVTLKIPARTQTGQVMRLRGKGIARKAKEPGDLYVKFVVHVPTVDDPEVAKAIDALDGKVEAPRGDLRF, encoded by the coding sequence ATGGCTCGTGATCTCTACTCCGTGCTCGGCGTCTCGCGCGACGCGGACGAGGACAGCATCAAGAAGGCGTTCCGCAAGCTCGCGATGAAGTACCACCCGGACAAGAGCCCGGGGAAGGCCAACGAGCAGAAGTTCAAGGAGATCAACCAGGCTCACGAGGTGCTGAGCGACAAGACGAAGCGCGCGCTGTACGACGAGTTCGGCGAGGAGAGCCTCTCGCAGAACTTCGATCCCGAGCGCGCCCGCGCCTACCGCCGCTACGCGAACGCGCGGGCCGGCGGCGGGGGCCGCGGCCCCGGCGGCTTCGACGTCCAGGAGATCTTCGGCAACGCCCCCGGCGGAGGCGACCTCGGCGACATCCTCGGCGATCTCTTTGGCCGCGGCGGCCGTGCTGGCGCGGGCCGGCGCCCGCAGCCCGCGCGCGGCCGCGGCGGCGACATCGAGCAGAACCTCACCATCGATTTCGTGTCGGCGGTGCGCGGCACGACGCTCCAGCTCCAGCGCGAGGGCGATCCCGAGCCGGTCACGGTGCGCGTCCCGCCCGGGGCCGCCGAGGGCAGCCGCCTGCGCATCCGCGGCCAGGGCGCGCCGGGCATGGGCGGCGGCGAGCCCGGCGATCTGCTGCTCAACATCCACGTCACGCCGCACCCGTTCTTCAAGCGCGAGGGCGACGACCTCCACCTCGACGTCCCCGTCACCCTGGCCGAGGCCTACCGGGGCGAGAAGATCCGCATCCCCACGCCCGACGGCGAGGTGACGCTCAAGATCCCGGCGCGCACCCAGACCGGCCAGGTGATGCGGCTGCGCGGCAAGGGCATCGCCCGCAAGGCGAAGGAGCCCGGGGATCTCTACGTGAAGTTCGTCGTGCACGTCCCCACCGTCGACGACCCCGAGGTCGCGAAGGCGATCGACGCGCTCGACGGCAAGGTGGAGGCGCCGCGCGGCGATCTCCGGTTCTGA
- a CDS encoding AgmX/PglI C-terminal domain-containing protein, whose translation MDAPAPAASSTEPRAPAAPPVASPAAPGASVGDPSAAAAEGDARGASQGPSIAIDPPYKLGRHLVPRGQAEVAERDRWNAGGRGDPPAPPPPAEGHPLPRIIVDIDQVKGPLKASEVQRIARRHLWIHVYSCYRLRAYRDPTLHGKTRVRLTVSRAGKVTGARATSSTLSAPDVVSCLAARARSLPLPGAKAGSTIVATLQVYPGDEPVEPPPSVLAPGPGELRPDAITAALVEAMPAWRSCYEEALAGAPALWGRLAIRFHVTDSGAVDEAFEAESRFPDERLTRCVLRRARALTFPAPEGGDLRFVAPLRFSPEPQPSAP comes from the coding sequence GTGGACGCGCCCGCGCCCGCCGCCTCCTCCACCGAGCCGCGCGCCCCGGCCGCGCCTCCGGTGGCCTCGCCTGCGGCGCCGGGCGCCTCCGTCGGGGACCCGTCCGCGGCGGCCGCCGAGGGCGACGCGCGCGGCGCCTCGCAGGGGCCCTCGATCGCGATCGATCCGCCCTACAAGCTCGGCCGCCACCTCGTGCCCCGCGGCCAGGCTGAGGTGGCGGAGCGGGATCGCTGGAACGCCGGGGGCAGGGGGGATCCCCCCGCGCCGCCGCCTCCGGCCGAGGGGCACCCGCTGCCGAGGATCATCGTGGACATCGACCAGGTGAAGGGTCCGCTCAAGGCGAGCGAGGTGCAGCGCATCGCCCGGCGGCACCTCTGGATCCACGTCTACTCGTGCTACCGCCTGCGCGCGTACCGGGACCCGACGCTGCACGGCAAGACGAGGGTGCGGCTCACGGTGAGCCGCGCCGGCAAGGTCACGGGGGCGCGCGCCACCTCGTCCACGCTCTCCGCGCCGGACGTCGTCTCGTGCCTCGCCGCGCGCGCGCGGTCGCTCCCGCTCCCCGGGGCCAAGGCCGGCTCGACAATCGTGGCCACGCTGCAGGTCTATCCGGGCGACGAGCCGGTCGAGCCCCCGCCGTCCGTCCTCGCTCCTGGCCCTGGCGAGCTCCGGCCGGACGCGATCACCGCCGCCCTGGTCGAGGCCATGCCGGCGTGGCGGAGCTGCTACGAAGAGGCCCTCGCGGGCGCGCCGGCGCTCTGGGGCCGCCTCGCGATCCGCTTCCACGTGACCGACAGCGGCGCCGTCGACGAGGCCTTCGAGGCCGAGTCGCGCTTCCCGGACGAACGGCTCACCCGCTGCGTGCTCCGGCGCGCGCGAGCGCTCACGTTCCCGGCGCCGGAGGGCGGCGATCTGCGCTTCGTCGCGCCGCTCCGTTTTTCGCCCGAGCCGCAGCCCTCAGCGCCCTAG
- a CDS encoding protein kinase domain-containing protein — translation MDISPGTVVGGKYLLERQLARPFARIARDRGSVWAARELQLGVRVALKLFDPDAGATGEILWLDRWVRAAAELSSRHVVSVRDHGIEDGVVYLAMDLLSGEDLAARLVRRGRLSLEESARVAAQAGDALQAAHAAGVLHQSLRPESLFLALEGDEEVVKVLDFGLPRALAPRLVGEIAAEVSAGALHYLSPEQIRAERTLDAQTDLWSLAAILFRAVTGHLPFPGDVASVVASKILLAPVPVATRLAPRLPAALDGFFEKAFARDRARRFRSVEEMVGSFAGIAEHAPPPSSGLQRPPVSARASGVASVRAPVVTFAHASAAAPRAAARLEAGSEPPTASRTTPPDTLLAAESAGVLRGLASPARLGWLLPAGLVALMGVATLVTLTRPERPRPAMAATGARAAVLSAVLAAGKAQAARAAALEAAASPPARPSPPEPPQRGARAAAAAPQAAASSRLARPGTATGATASGGRARQSLAHD, via the coding sequence ATGGACATCTCACCGGGCACCGTCGTTGGGGGGAAATATCTGCTGGAGAGGCAGCTCGCGCGTCCGTTCGCGCGGATCGCGCGCGACCGCGGCTCGGTCTGGGCCGCGCGCGAGCTGCAGCTGGGTGTTCGCGTCGCCCTGAAGCTCTTCGACCCCGACGCCGGCGCCACGGGGGAGATCCTCTGGCTCGACCGCTGGGTCCGCGCCGCCGCCGAGCTCTCGTCGCGGCACGTCGTGAGCGTGCGCGATCACGGCATCGAGGACGGCGTTGTCTACCTGGCGATGGATCTGCTCTCCGGCGAGGATCTCGCGGCGCGCCTGGTCCGGCGCGGCCGGCTCTCGCTGGAGGAGTCCGCGCGCGTCGCGGCGCAGGCCGGCGACGCCCTGCAGGCCGCCCACGCGGCGGGCGTCCTTCACCAGAGCCTCCGGCCGGAGAGCCTCTTCCTCGCGCTGGAGGGCGACGAGGAGGTCGTGAAGGTGCTCGACTTCGGCCTCCCGAGGGCGCTCGCGCCGCGGCTCGTGGGCGAGATCGCGGCCGAGGTGAGCGCGGGCGCGCTCCACTACCTCAGCCCGGAGCAGATCCGGGCGGAGCGGACCCTCGACGCGCAGACCGATCTCTGGTCGCTGGCCGCGATCCTGTTTCGCGCGGTCACCGGTCACCTCCCGTTCCCCGGCGACGTCGCCAGCGTCGTCGCCTCGAAGATCCTGCTCGCGCCGGTGCCCGTCGCGACGCGGCTCGCGCCGAGGCTGCCTGCCGCGCTGGACGGCTTCTTCGAGAAGGCGTTCGCGCGCGACCGGGCCCGGCGCTTCCGCTCGGTGGAGGAGATGGTGGGGTCGTTCGCCGGCATCGCGGAGCACGCGCCGCCGCCCTCCTCCGGCCTCCAGCGCCCGCCTGTGTCGGCGCGCGCTTCCGGCGTCGCCTCGGTGCGGGCGCCGGTCGTGACGTTCGCGCACGCGAGCGCGGCGGCCCCTCGCGCTGCCGCGCGGCTGGAGGCCGGCTCCGAGCCGCCGACCGCGAGCCGTACGACGCCGCCGGACACCCTGCTCGCCGCCGAGAGCGCCGGCGTCCTGCGCGGGCTCGCGTCGCCCGCGCGCCTCGGCTGGCTCCTCCCCGCCGGCCTCGTTGCGCTGATGGGCGTCGCGACGCTCGTGACGCTCACGCGGCCCGAGCGCCCGCGGCCTGCGATGGCCGCGACCGGCGCCAGGGCGGCCGTGCTCTCGGCGGTCCTCGCTGCCGGCAAGGCCCAGGCGGCGCGCGCCGCCGCGCTCGAGGCGGCCGCCTCGCCGCCGGCTCGGCCGTCGCCTCCCGAGCCTCCTCAGCGCGGCGCACGCGCTGCCGCGGCCGCGCCCCAGGCCGCCGCTTCGTCGCGCCTCGCGCGGCCGGGCACCGCCACGGGGGCGACCGCCTCGGGCGGTCGCGCCCGCCAGAGCCTGGCGCACGACTGA
- a CDS encoding chorismate-binding protein → MTRTLPADHVTPVRAYAALRAQSPGRSSFMLESALPGERWGRYAILGYRARAETLLPSGFDPFATLEDGLAQAAVQDTPDAQDTARDLAARVCQAWVGFLAYDAVHLLLGVEPWPDEAYLGRVMKDATVVVFDSVAQTMTIAGQSQGAVSRCAWELSHGPEQMSLPALDPQALPEHVETPVADEDFAAKVAAAHERVAAGEAKEVVLARRFRAPLRGADPFDVYRALRVLAPSTHLYFLDFAESPFAPGLTVAGASGETLVRLERDPSAGASAGDASPVEALRAAFARGSAVGAPAPRASGVSRRLEAGSRRIYGGSVGYFGPEGAEMAHSLGAVWVESGYFETMTGARIGDGSDPRAASERTRGDARAALSAIRAAQEARKASDAAAEKRAAAEKAADDDAVRSA, encoded by the coding sequence GTGACCCGTACCCTGCCGGCCGATCACGTCACGCCGGTCCGCGCCTACGCAGCGCTCCGCGCCCAGTCGCCAGGCCGGTCGTCGTTCATGCTCGAGTCCGCCCTGCCCGGCGAGCGCTGGGGCCGCTACGCGATCCTCGGCTACAGGGCGCGCGCCGAGACCCTCCTCCCGAGCGGGTTCGACCCGTTCGCCACGCTCGAGGACGGGCTCGCGCAAGCCGCGGTACAAGACACGCCGGACGCACAGGACACGGCGCGCGACCTGGCGGCCCGCGTCTGTCAGGCCTGGGTCGGTTTCCTCGCCTACGATGCGGTGCACCTGCTCCTGGGCGTCGAGCCGTGGCCCGACGAGGCCTACCTCGGACGGGTGATGAAGGACGCGACCGTCGTCGTGTTCGACAGCGTGGCGCAGACCATGACCATCGCCGGCCAGTCGCAAGGCGCCGTGAGCCGATGCGCCTGGGAGCTGTCGCATGGGCCAGAGCAGATGAGCCTCCCCGCGCTCGATCCACAGGCCCTGCCAGAGCACGTCGAGACGCCGGTGGCCGACGAGGACTTCGCCGCGAAGGTGGCCGCCGCGCACGAGCGCGTCGCGGCCGGCGAAGCGAAGGAGGTCGTGCTCGCCCGCAGGTTCCGGGCCCCGCTGCGCGGCGCGGATCCGTTCGACGTGTACCGGGCGCTGCGGGTGCTCGCGCCGTCGACCCACCTCTACTTCCTCGACTTCGCGGAGTCGCCGTTCGCGCCGGGCCTCACCGTGGCGGGCGCGTCGGGCGAGACGCTCGTCCGCCTCGAGCGCGATCCATCGGCGGGGGCGAGCGCAGGCGACGCGTCGCCCGTCGAGGCGCTGCGCGCCGCCTTCGCGCGCGGCAGCGCCGTCGGCGCGCCGGCGCCGCGCGCGAGCGGCGTCAGCCGTCGCCTCGAGGCGGGCTCGCGCCGGATCTACGGCGGCTCGGTCGGGTACTTCGGGCCGGAGGGCGCGGAGATGGCGCACTCGCTCGGCGCCGTCTGGGTCGAGTCGGGGTACTTCGAGACGATGACCGGCGCGCGCATCGGGGACGGGAGCGACCCGCGCGCGGCGTCGGAACGGACGCGCGGCGACGCGCGCGCGGCGCTGTCGGCGATCCGCGCGGCACAGGAGGCGCGCAAGGCGAGCGACGCGGCCGCGGAGAAGAGAGCCGCCGCCGAGAAGGCTGCCGACGACGACGCGGTCCGGAGCGCGTAG
- a CDS encoding TlpA family protein disulfide reductase — MRSANALSSALRLAACGGWLVAFVGWLVACGGAQPVPEGARTTVVSLRKIDCEACGAELIADLRERPGVYSAAFDRRRAEISVTASRSFDVAGTVKRLAADEGFEAVLGAGQGQYVGWATFPEGADARTIEEGGADIPDLGAQIVPGKVTVIDFVAAWCLPCRKLDAHMVKVLEARKDVAYRKLDIVDWDSPLARRYLKQISKLPYVIVFDRAGARVEAIAGLAPDELDAAIERGARR; from the coding sequence GTGCGAAGCGCGAACGCCCTCTCCTCGGCCCTTCGTCTGGCTGCCTGCGGCGGCTGGCTGGTTGCCTTCGTCGGCTGGCTGGTTGCCTGCGGCGGCGCGCAGCCCGTCCCGGAGGGCGCGCGCACCACGGTCGTCTCGCTGCGAAAGATCGACTGCGAGGCGTGCGGCGCCGAGCTCATCGCGGATCTCCGCGAGCGCCCGGGCGTCTATTCGGCCGCCTTCGACAGGCGGCGCGCCGAGATCTCCGTCACCGCGTCGCGGTCGTTCGACGTCGCGGGGACCGTGAAGCGGCTCGCCGCGGACGAGGGGTTCGAGGCGGTGCTCGGCGCCGGCCAGGGGCAGTACGTCGGCTGGGCGACCTTTCCCGAGGGCGCGGACGCCCGGACGATCGAGGAGGGCGGCGCGGACATCCCCGACCTCGGCGCGCAGATCGTCCCGGGCAAGGTCACGGTCATCGACTTCGTGGCGGCCTGGTGCCTGCCCTGCCGCAAGCTGGACGCGCACATGGTCAAGGTGCTCGAGGCCCGCAAGGACGTCGCGTACCGCAAGCTCGACATCGTCGACTGGGACAGCCCGCTCGCCCGGCGGTACCTGAAGCAGATCTCGAAGCTGCCGTACGTGATCGTCTTCGACAGAGCGGGCGCGCGGGTGGAGGCGATCGCCGGCCTCGCGCCCGACGAGCTCGACGCGGCGATCGAGCGCGGCGCGCGGCGCTGA